The DNA window CGATCTCGACGAGGCGCGGACTGTCGCGCTCGACGACCACCCTCGTCCGGCGACCGTCGGGGATACCATCGATCTCTCGGAGGGTATCCCGTTCGGTCACAAGTTCGCGACCGAACCAGTGAAAGAAGGCGAGCCGGTTCTCAAATACGGGGAGAAAATTGGAGTGGCGACCGACGACATCGACACCGGCGACTGGGTTCACACGCACAACTGTGAGAGTACCCGCGGTCGCGGTGACCTCTCGAGGACTCACGAACGGACGTCGACGGCAACGGAGGTGGAACGATGAACACGCGCATCTCCGACTCGACCGACGAGATGGCGGACGAGGACTCGGAGCGCTCCGAGGTCCCGTTCACCGGGTACCGACGCAACGATGGCCGAATCGGGGTCCGAAACCAGGTGCTGGTGCTGCCCTCGGTCATCTGCTCGCACGTGGTCGCGGAGGAGATCGCAGATCGGTCGGGGAACGCCGTGGCGGCTTCGCACGACCACGGCTGTGGACAGCTCGGCGCGGACAACGAGCAGACCGAGGCCGTGCTGGAGGGCGTCGCGGCCAACCCCAACATCGCAGGGGCGGTCGTCGTTGGACTCGGCTGTGAGGAAGTACAGAGCAACGACGTCGCCGCGGCGCTTGATTCCCGCGGCGTGCCTGTTCGGGAGGTCGTCATTCAGGAGGCCGGCGGTACCGACGCCTGCATCGAACGTGGGGTCGAGGCAGTCGCGGAACTCGGCCGCCACGCGGAGGAGGCGAAGTCGGAGCCCGGGACGATAGCCGAACTGACGGTCGGAGTCGTCGGCGATCTCAACGAATCGTCGATCGAGCATGCGGACCCGCTCGTGGCGCAGCTGGTGAACCGCGTCGTTTCCGCTGGAGGGCGCGTCGTCGTCGCGGGCACCGAACGGTTCGTCGCACATCCCGAAGAAACCACGTCCGACACCGTTCCAGCCGCGGGAGCCGACATCGAGGCGCTCGTCGAACGTCACGGGAACCAACCCGCTCGGGCGAGCAGTACCGCCTCGCGCGCCCGCGAACTATCGTACGAGGCCTGCACGCGAGTCGTTGGCGACCGACGGATCCGGGCGGTCGCGCCGTACGGACGGAGCCCCGGGATCGATTCGGGTGTCGTGCTGGTCGACGCGCCATCGCGCTTCGAGGAGGCCGCGACCGCACTGGCGGCGTCAGGTGCCCAAATCGTCGTCCACGTGACCGGTGACGGCATCCCCGCCGGACACCCTATCGTGCCAGTCCTGAAGATCAGCGGCGACACCGAGACCGTCGCGGCGCTTCCGGACGATATCGACCTCGACGCGACCAGTTCGACGGGAGAGGACCTGTTCCGAGCGGTCCGGTCGGCGATCGACGGAAGCCCCGTGAGCGCGGAGCGTCACGGACTCACGGAGTTCGCGATAACTCGCGTCGGTCCGTCCATGTGAACACTCCCGTCCGCCGGAGCGTTCTGCTCCGAGCCCGGGGTACCCGTGATTATTTACGTATGGTATGCCACCGCGGGGTATGGCGCTGTTCAGTAGCCGGGAGAAACGCGAGTTGAAGCGAAACGGTTTCGTAGTCAAACACGACGTCATCGATGAAGAAACGATAGCAGCGGCACAGGACGCCTTCTGGAGCGGGGTTCCCTTCGACCGCGACGACTACGATGCACTGGTGGACGCGCCCGAACGGTTCGAGAACGCGTGGGAGCACATTCAGGACCCAGAGCCCTTCGTCTCGCTCAACGAGCAGTTGCTGCCGTACGCCGAGGAACTCGCCGGAGAGGGAGCTCTCCTGGACCCTGGCGAGAGCATTCAGGTCACGCCACGCTTCCCGAACGGAGAACTGCGCGAGACGGGCGATCTTCCGTCCTTGCACCGTGAAAGCGGACATATCGACGGATACGGTCCACAGTTCGATGCGACACACGAGGTCGGCTACCACACCGTGATGACGTCCGTGTATCTCGAGGGAGTGCAACCCCGTGGTGGCGGGTTCACCGTCTGGCCGGGCTCTCACTGGTACGCGGGAGAGTACTACAGCGACCACCACCTCGAGAGTCTCGTCGACGACCCCTCACTGCCTGCGTACGAGGACGGGGAGTGGGACCGATGCGGCGATCTCGCCCAGCAGATGGACCCACTGGAGATATACGGTGACGCCGGAACCACCGTGTTTTGGCACCAGAACCTGCTGCACTGTGGCGGGATCAACCGGAGTCCGAACGTTCGACTCGCGGCGATCCAGCGGTTCCAGCGGAGAGACGCAGACGACATCAAGCGTGACGCGTACGCGAACCCGTGGAAGTACTGGGAAGGGATGGAAGACGTCGAAATTCCGTAGGCCGCTGACGGTCGCCATCGTCGACGACTCGATCCGGTGCTGTGCCGTGATCGAACTGTCGCACAAAACCGCTTGTCCCCGGCGCACGCGGTCGCGCTCTCGTGGAGAGCAAGGACACCATCGGCATCGGTTAGCACGCTATCACCTGTGGTATCGGTTGGACAGCTGTTTGGCTTCACGTGGAGTGTGAAGCAGGTGGCTCCACCGGTGGCTTCATACTGCGGGACCGCGAGACGAGCCGTATGGTCGGTTACGTCGAATTCGATTACAGTGGCGAATCAGCGATCGTAACTGGTTCGACGAAAGGGATCGGTCGTGGTATCGCTGAAGCGCTCGCAGAAGCGGGCGCGAACGTCCTCGTCAACTCCCGGACGGAAGGGGACGTGACTGACGTTGCCGCGGACCTGAACGAACGAAGCGACGGCGAAGTCATCGGCGTCGCCGCCGACATGGCGGTGCCCGAGGACATCGAAAAACTCGTCGAGACAGCCATCGATACCTTCGGTGAGATCGACTTGCTGGTGAACAACGCAGCAGTCTGGCCCCGAGAAGAATCCCTGGTCGGAGCCTCGATCGAGGACTGGGAGTTCGCCATGGACGTGAACGTCCGCGCTCAGTATTACGCGTCGAAGCTCGCCGCGGAACACAT is part of the Halococcus agarilyticus genome and encodes:
- a CDS encoding UxaA family hydrolase → MKGIVLDDDGLLLSENDNVATAISDLDEARTVALDDHPRPATVGDTIDLSEGIPFGHKFATEPVKEGEPVLKYGEKIGVATDDIDTGDWVHTHNCESTRGRGDLSRTHERTSTATEVER
- a CDS encoding UxaA family hydrolase translates to MNTRISDSTDEMADEDSERSEVPFTGYRRNDGRIGVRNQVLVLPSVICSHVVAEEIADRSGNAVAASHDHGCGQLGADNEQTEAVLEGVAANPNIAGAVVVGLGCEEVQSNDVAAALDSRGVPVREVVIQEAGGTDACIERGVEAVAELGRHAEEAKSEPGTIAELTVGVVGDLNESSIEHADPLVAQLVNRVVSAGGRVVVAGTERFVAHPEETTSDTVPAAGADIEALVERHGNQPARASSTASRARELSYEACTRVVGDRRIRAVAPYGRSPGIDSGVVLVDAPSRFEEAATALAASGAQIVVHVTGDGIPAGHPIVPVLKISGDTETVAALPDDIDLDATSSTGEDLFRAVRSAIDGSPVSAERHGLTEFAITRVGPSM
- a CDS encoding phytanoyl-CoA dioxygenase family protein — protein: MALFSSREKRELKRNGFVVKHDVIDEETIAAAQDAFWSGVPFDRDDYDALVDAPERFENAWEHIQDPEPFVSLNEQLLPYAEELAGEGALLDPGESIQVTPRFPNGELRETGDLPSLHRESGHIDGYGPQFDATHEVGYHTVMTSVYLEGVQPRGGGFTVWPGSHWYAGEYYSDHHLESLVDDPSLPAYEDGEWDRCGDLAQQMDPLEIYGDAGTTVFWHQNLLHCGGINRSPNVRLAAIQRFQRRDADDIKRDAYANPWKYWEGMEDVEIP
- a CDS encoding SDR family NAD(P)-dependent oxidoreductase; translation: MVGYVEFDYSGESAIVTGSTKGIGRGIAEALAEAGANVLVNSRTEGDVTDVAADLNERSDGEVIGVAADMAVPEDIEKLVETAIDTFGEIDLLVNNAAVWPREESLVGASIEDWEFAMDVNVRAQYYASKLAAEHMIEEGIEGSIVNHTSQTGDRRTGDRGFYGVSKTSINGLTWRMAHELAEHGIRMNAVSTDVTETYQLRHEAEMMAEDDPDRKAEDVLDEWGRTRPIGRLGRPEDLANAVMYLASDGASYVVGAVLRVSGGGNLE